A genomic window from Triticum urartu cultivar G1812 chromosome 7, Tu2.1, whole genome shotgun sequence includes:
- the LOC125520506 gene encoding probable GDP-L-fucose synthase 1, producing the protein MGTVTPADPHPAFLADKGARVFVAGHRGLVGSAVLRRLLALGFTDVVVRTHAELDLTRQAAVEAFFAAERPRYVVLAAAKVGGIHANSAFPADFIAANLQIQTNVVDAALRCGSVRKLLFLGSSCIYPKFAPQPIPEGSLLSGPLEPTNEWYAVAKIAGIKMCQAYRIQHGLDAVSAMPTNLYGPQDNFHPENSHVLPALIRRFHEAKATDAPEVVVWGSGSPLREFLHVDDLADAVIFLMDQYSGLEHVNVGSGSEVTIKELAELVKEVVGFQGKLVWDSTKPDGTPRKLMDSSKIHGMGWKPKVPLKEGLVETYKWYVENVIADKK; encoded by the exons ATGGGCACCGTCACCCCCGCCG ATCCGCACCCGGCCTTCCTCGCCGACAAGGGCGCCAGGGTCTTCGTGGCGGGCCACCGCGGGCTGGTGGGCTCGGCCGTCCTGCGCCGCCTCCTCGCGCTCGGCTTCACCGACGTGGTCGTCCGCACGCACGCCGAGCTCGACCTCACCCGCCAGGCCGCCGTCGAGGCCTTCTTCGCCGCCGAGCGGCCCCGCTACGTCGTGCTCGCCGCCGCCAAGGTCGGCGGCATCCACGCCAACTCCGCCTTCCCCGCCGACTTCATCGCCGCCAACCTCCAGATCCAGACCAACGTCGTCGACGCCGCGCTCCGCTGCGGCTCCGTCCGCAAGCTCCTCTTCCTCGGCTCCTCCTGCATCTACCCCAAGTTCGCGCCGCAGCCCATCCCGGAGGGCTCCCTCCTCTCCGGCCCGCTCGAGCCCACCAACGAGTGGTACGCCGTCGCCAAGATCGCCGGCATCAAGATGTGCCAGGCCTACCGCATCCAGCACGGCCTCGACGCCGTCTCCGCCATGCCCACCAACCTCTACGGCCCCCAGGACAACTTCCACCCGGAGAACTCGCACGTCCTGCCCGCCCTCATCCGCCGCTTCCACGAGGCCAAGGCCACCGATGCCCCCGAGGTCGTCGTGTGGGGATCTGGCTCCCCGCTGCGTGAATTCTTGCATGTCGATGACCTTGCCGACGCGGTGATCTTCTTGATGGACCAATACTCTGGGCTGGAGCATGTAAATGTGGGGAGTGGAAGCGAGGTTACCATCAAGGAGCTCGCCGAGCTGGTCAAGGAGGTGGTTGGGTTCCAGGGGAAGCTAGTGTGGGACTCGACCAAGCCGGACGGCACGCCGAGGAAGCTCATGGATAGCTCCAAGATACATGGGATGGGGTGGAAGCCCAAGGTTCCCCTCAAGGAGGGGCTTGTCGAGACATACAAGTGGTATGTGGAGAATGTCATCGCCGACAAGAAGTAA